The sequence TCGGCAGCAGCGTAAACTCGAGCATGTTCTCGGGCATGAAGTGGTTGGTGCCGACGATGCGGATGCCCCGCTTCTCGGCCTCGACCGACAGTCCGCGACCGACCACGATGTGCGACTGGAAGTGCACCACGTCGGGCTTGACCCGGTCGATCACGCGCGCGCTGTTCTGCGTGATGCGCCACGGCAGCGCGAAGCGCAGCCAGTCGTGGGGGTACCAGCGCCACGAGTACAGCCGGTGGGCGGTGATCTCCTGGCCCTCGTGGATCTCGGTCCAGGTGCCGTGCTTGCGGCTCGCGGCCGGCGCCATGACGTGCACCTCGTGACCGCGCTCGACCAGCCCTGCGGCGAGCCGTTCGGCGAACCGCGCGGCACCGTTCACATCGGGCGCGAACGTGTCGGCGCCGATGAGGATGCGCAACGGCCGGTCGGGCTCGGCGGCGTCGGCGGGCGACGCACCGGATGTGTCAGGCACGGGTGTGGGTCCTCACAGTTCGGTCGGGGGCCGATCGGCCCTCCGATGGCTGGCGCGGATCGTGGCGCGCGGGCTGTGTCAGAACATAGTCTACGCAGCGCAGATCCGAGGCCCTTGGGTGCGCATGTCACCCGATCGGATGACTCGGGGCGCCGCCGTTCGCTCAGACGCGCGTCTGCGGGTGGTTGCGCGCGAGCTGGAACACGCCCCACACCGCGATGAGGCCCGCGAGCACGAACACGCCGATCGCCCAGAGCGGTGCCTGCGAGGCCTCGCCGAGCACGACGATGCCGATGGTCACGGCGACGATCGGGTCGACGACCGTGAGCCCGGCGATCACGAGGTCGGGCGGACCCGACGCGTGCGCGTTCTGGACGAAGTATGCCCCGAGCGCGGTCGCCGCGAGCAGGGCGATCACGCACGTGAGTGTGAGCCATTCGAACTCGCCCTGCTGCAGCCGGCCGAGGATGACCTTCGCGAGCGTGGCCACGAAACCGTAGATCACGCCGGCCATGATCACGTAGAAGATCGCCCGCAGCCGATTGCGGAAGATGATGAACGCGGCCCCGGCTGCGGCGAGGACGACCGCCAGGACGATCAGGATCGTGATGAGGTGCTGGTCGGTCACCGGCTTGTCGACGGCGGTGAAGGCGGCGACGCCGACGAAGAGGAAGACGCCGCCGACGCACATGGCGATCGCGATGATCGCCTTATGGTTGAGCTTCACGTGCGCGACGCGCGAGTTCACGATCGAGGTCAGCACGAGCGCGATCGCGCCGAGCGGCTGCACGACGATGATCGGTGCGAAATAGAGGCTCGAGAGCTGGAAGACGATCGCGAGGCCCAGCATGAGCGTGCCGAGCACCCACGACGGGCGTGCGAGCAGCAGCATCAGCTGCCGGCCGTTGAGTCCCTTGCCGAACGAGTCGACCGTCCGCGACTCGACCTTCACGACGCCGCGGTGCTGGAACTGCGCTCCGAGGGAGAGGAAGATCGCGCCGACGAGCGCCAGCGGGATGCCGATGAACTGAACGGGGTCGAGGGCGATCTGCTCGGTGAGCTCGCTCAGGTCCGGATCCACGCAGTCGACCCTACCGGCTTGCTCACCGATATCCTTGGCGAATGGCCGTACGACCGATCCGAATCACCGGCGACCCCGCGCTCCACTCCCCTGCCGCGTGGGTGCCCGAGATCGATCAGGGCATCCGTGAGCTCATCGACGACCTCTACGAGACCATGGACCGGGCTCCGGGGGTCGGTCTCGCCGCACCCCAGGTCGGTGTCCCGCTCCGGATCTTCACGTACGGCTGGACCGACGAAGACGGCGTCGCCTGGCGCGGGGTCGCGATCAACCCCGAGCTGTGGATCTCTCCCCCGCCGCCGGGTGAGCCGGGCGACGACGAGGCGGAGGGCTGCCTGTCGTTCCCGGGTGAGCGGTTCGGGCTGCGCCGGGCCGAGCGGGCGATCCTGCGCGCCACCGACATCGAGGGCACACGCTACGAGATCGAGGCGAGCGGATGGCTCGCCCGCATCTTCCAGCACGAGTACGACCATCTCGACGGCGTGCTGTAC is a genomic window of Agromyces protaetiae containing:
- a CDS encoding DMT family transporter, which translates into the protein MDPDLSELTEQIALDPVQFIGIPLALVGAIFLSLGAQFQHRGVVKVESRTVDSFGKGLNGRQLMLLLARPSWVLGTLMLGLAIVFQLSSLYFAPIIVVQPLGAIALVLTSIVNSRVAHVKLNHKAIIAIAMCVGGVFLFVGVAAFTAVDKPVTDQHLITILIVLAVVLAAAGAAFIIFRNRLRAIFYVIMAGVIYGFVATLAKVILGRLQQGEFEWLTLTCVIALLAATALGAYFVQNAHASGPPDLVIAGLTVVDPIVAVTIGIVVLGEASQAPLWAIGVFVLAGLIAVWGVFQLARNHPQTRV
- the def gene encoding peptide deformylase, with product MAVRPIRITGDPALHSPAAWVPEIDQGIRELIDDLYETMDRAPGVGLAAPQVGVPLRIFTYGWTDEDGVAWRGVAINPELWISPPPPGEPGDDEAEGCLSFPGERFGLRRAERAILRATDIEGTRYEIEASGWLARIFQHEYDHLDGVLYTDRLGDDDRKIVHKITKKLGWGKPGKQWLPGVDDLEG